A stretch of Perognathus longimembris pacificus isolate PPM17 chromosome 1, ASM2315922v1, whole genome shotgun sequence DNA encodes these proteins:
- the Rbm18 gene encoding probable RNA-binding protein 18 produces MEAETKTLPLENASILSEGSLQEGHRLWIGNLDPKITEYHLLKLLQKFGKVKQFDFLFHKSGALEGQPRGYCFVNFETKQEAEQAIQCLNGKLALSKKLVVRWAHAQVKRYDHNKNDKILPISLEPSSSTEPTQSNLSVTAKIKAIEAKLKMMAENPDAEYPAAPVYSYFKPPDKKRTTPYSRTAWKSRR; encoded by the exons ATGGAAGCAGAAACCAAAACACTTCCCCTGGAGAATGCATCCATCCTTTCAGAGGGCTCTCTACAGGAAGGGCACCGATTATGGATTGGCAACCTGGACCCCAAAATCACAGA ATACCACCTCCTCAAGCTCCTCCAGAAGTTTGGCAAGGTCAAACAGTTTGACTTCCTCTTCCACAAGTCAGGCGCTTTGGAGGGGCAGCCTCGGGGGTACTGTTTTGTTAACTTTGAAACTAAGCAG GAAGCAGAACAAGCCATCCAATGTCTCAATGGCAAGCTGGCACTGTCTAAGAAGCTGGTGGTACGATGGGCACATGCTCAAGTAAAG CGATATGATCACAACAAGAATGACAAGATCCTTCCAATCAGTCTTGAGCCGTCCTCAAGCACTGAGCCAACTCAGTCTAACCTAAG TGTCACTGCAAAGATCAAAGCCATTGAAGCAAAGCTGAAGATGATGGCAGAAAATCCTGATGCAGAGTACCCAGCAGCACCTGTCTATTCCTACTTTAAGCCACCAGATAAAAAAAGGACTACTCCATATTCCAGAACAGCTTGGAAATCTCGAAGATGA